One stretch of Arachis hypogaea cultivar Tifrunner chromosome 20, arahy.Tifrunner.gnm2.J5K5, whole genome shotgun sequence DNA includes these proteins:
- the LOC112786320 gene encoding uncharacterized protein: MKSFWNNLGYQGVGIVEANGHSGGIWVLCSNSNISVRVLDVVDQCISFEITMGNTSSYCSAVYANPHIHRRKELWGDLTRIANMIHGPWIVLGDFNDVLLQSEVRGGQFRLARAEQFAETLEDCGLFDMGAIGRRFTWYRKVKGGVQVAKKLDRAVINQDWRLMFPEAYTEVLARLHSDHCPLFTRCKMAKRATKGHRPFRFQAA, from the coding sequence ATGAAATCTTTTTGGAATAATCTAGGTTACCAGGGTGTTGGTATTGTTGAGGCTAATGGTCATAGTGGGGGTATCTGGGTTCTATGTTCTAATTCAAATATTTCTGTGAGAGTATTGGATGTAGTTGATCAATGTATCAGTTTTGAAATCACTATGGGCAATACATCTAGTTACTGCAGTGCGGTGTATGCTAATCCGCATATACATCGGCGTAAAGAACTGTGGGGTGACTTGACAAGGATCGCTAATATGATCCATGGACCTTGGATTGTGTTAGGGGACTTTAATGATGTTTTGTTGCAGAGTGAAGTTAGAGGGGGGCAATTTAGACTTGCCAGAGCAGAACAATTTGCGGAAACATTGGAGGATTGTGGGCTGTTTGATATGGGGGCTATTGGGAGAAGATTCACTTGGTACAGGAAGGTGAAAGGTGGGGTGCAGGTGGCCAAGAAGCTTGATAGAGCAGTCATCAATCAGGACTGGCGACTAATGTTTCCGGAGGCTTATACTGAGGTGCTGGCGCGCCTTCACTCTGATCATTGCCCATTATTCACTAGGTGCAAGATGGCAAAGAGGGCTACCAAAGGCCATCGTCCGTTCAGATTCCAGGCTGCGTGA
- the LOC112784570 gene encoding uncharacterized protein: protein MSDVASSRDLRLSLDWCPEKGWTVPMPTALAYFCEVLMSIGGVLPEPMKYTARTGENSPRSSGTSLLRTLRIQSLGKLNPIDLKRLSFHMSPPHKATQNKKINEELDREMEVDHKDGKAEKDDALES from the exons ATGTCTGATGTAGCTTCAAGCAGGGACCTGCGCCTTTCATTGGATTGGTGTCCGGAAAAGGGTTGGACAGTGCCTATGCCCACT GCTCTAGCCTACTTTTGTGAGGTTTTGATGTCTATTGGAGGTGTTCTTCCAGAACCCATGAAATACACTGCCAGAACCGGAGAGAATAGTCCAAGATCTTCTGGTACCTCACTGCTTAGGACTCTCAGAATTCAGTCTTTGGGAAAGCTGAATCCAATTGATTTGAAGCGCTTGTCTTTCCATATGTCACCACCCCACAAGGCAACTCAAAACAAGAAGATTAATGAGGAACTAGACAGAGAAATGGAAGTGGATCACAAAGATGGAAAAGCTGAAAAGGATGACGCACTAGAGTCATAG